The proteins below come from a single Vibrio natriegens NBRC 15636 = ATCC 14048 = DSM 759 genomic window:
- a CDS encoding barstar family protein, giving the protein MRIDLTMIENENQLHELMANCFGFPDYYGKNWDAFWDCLCDSDLPKVKVASLKIAFGRRKFLGCKVWKGQVYEKPVLAEVLAR; this is encoded by the coding sequence ATGCGCATTGATTTAACAATGATAGAGAATGAAAATCAACTTCATGAATTGATGGCTAATTGCTTTGGTTTTCCAGATTATTATGGAAAAAACTGGGATGCTTTTTGGGATTGCCTTTGTGATTCGGATTTGCCTAAAGTCAAAGTTGCCTCATTAAAAATCGCATTTGGTCGCAGAAAGTTTCTCGGGTGCAAAGTGTGGAAAGGGCAAGTTTACGAAAAGCCGGTGCTTGCTGAAGTCCTGGCTCGTTAA
- a CDS encoding class I SAM-dependent methyltransferase, protein MDDQKHRENWRKFYEKALNRPHSTRTERAVNLDASSIKVAIDCGCGTGSDIKYLISHGYKVFGFDINPDSVAICRDRFGGESSVNVAQSSFCEFDYADASLIVANASLFFVNPEQFQAVWTSIDASLVKGGVFAGDFMGKNDSWASDFHTPLTALSKDELLNLFSNFEIIEFNERDEDGTTMVGKSKHWHIYSVVAFKRT, encoded by the coding sequence ATGGATGATCAGAAACATAGAGAAAATTGGCGGAAGTTTTACGAAAAGGCATTAAATCGACCACATTCCACAAGAACTGAACGAGCTGTAAATTTAGATGCTTCTTCAATTAAAGTAGCAATAGATTGTGGTTGCGGTACGGGTAGCGATATAAAGTATTTAATCTCGCACGGCTATAAAGTCTTCGGCTTTGACATCAATCCTGACTCAGTAGCAATATGCCGAGATAGGTTTGGTGGTGAGTCGAGTGTAAATGTAGCTCAATCATCATTTTGTGAGTTTGATTATGCTGATGCCAGCTTAATCGTCGCTAACGCGAGTTTATTTTTTGTGAACCCTGAGCAGTTTCAAGCAGTATGGACAAGCATAGATGCTAGTCTCGTAAAGGGTGGTGTTTTTGCTGGTGATTTCATGGGTAAAAACGACTCTTGGGCTAGTGACTTCCACACCCCCTTAACTGCACTCTCTAAAGATGAGTTGTTAAACTTATTCTCTAACTTTGAAATCATCGAGTTCAATGAAAGGGATGAAGATGGCACAACAATGGTAGGTAAATCAAAGCATTGGCACATTTATTCGGTGGTTGCCTTCAAACGTACATAA